The following proteins are encoded in a genomic region of Thioclava nitratireducens:
- a CDS encoding sialate O-acetylesterase, with translation MTVESYAQAPAYTISGVGPYPIPHPYLAGTIVAYVLIEDVPTQLDVADFSIDPATAVGQGNLLLTAAAATTHDGQTLWIERATPLEQGWMARDDGREAGMEAQLDQDVMGAQEDRAQINAALRARKPMAAFDPRPNRVPMVRADGLGWENGPTADEVEAAQGYAEAAKASAARIDLGALDAAVQATTDDALATAADREQTGLDRQAAESAASTAAADANAQIAPNVAAAEAAEAAAVAAQGSAESARDAATVNAEVYTDIASGLAATADAEQFQVVTGDVIVRYRNDGGATATEVARYPSATYAQDTRFDLDEAREPLARYTGSDDLVPLFTDASGRVLLGVNKQTGRLTTDGDVERVLGGLSQAKYIGSGPVWPLVADASGRVLLGVNEMTGEVVGALSGGIDATSFSVEELSAPVDAAEYNHLLFYGQSLSVGAASGSVISVSQPYSNVTFNGGPRAWDGAAFDFSAFKPLVEDAVSPAPDGGTNRQETPCSGAANFASTVLAADGIAPTDHVILASTAGHGSYRIDQLDKASAWYPNLIAHVTGAQALNSDHAVHALCWMQGENDISVSTLYQTYYDALERLQADVETDVQSETGQTSPVYCLTYQVSFGAAVHSDIALAHLNLAQKSNRFFLSTPMYHFPYTAGVHLTAEGYKWAGAYFGRAYAEIVQGRKPRWLNPVSATRRGAEIRVRFQVPTLPLVLDTTTLAVTTDYGFQVTDDGSPAAISNIAVQGSDVVITLAAAPSGTVTVRYALDHLGAGLTITNGASGNLRDSTPDAITISGTPRPLYHVSPAFELAAITLGE, from the coding sequence ATGACCGTCGAAAGCTATGCCCAGGCTCCGGCCTACACCATCTCGGGCGTCGGCCCCTACCCCATCCCGCATCCCTATTTGGCGGGCACGATCGTGGCCTATGTGCTGATCGAGGACGTTCCCACCCAGCTCGACGTGGCGGATTTCAGCATTGATCCGGCGACGGCAGTCGGCCAGGGGAACCTCCTTCTCACCGCCGCGGCTGCAACCACGCATGACGGGCAAACTCTTTGGATTGAGCGTGCCACGCCGCTCGAACAAGGTTGGATGGCTCGGGACGATGGCCGCGAGGCCGGAATGGAGGCGCAGCTCGACCAAGATGTGATGGGCGCACAGGAGGACCGCGCGCAGATCAATGCGGCGCTTCGTGCGCGAAAACCAATGGCGGCCTTCGATCCCCGGCCCAATCGGGTTCCTATGGTTCGTGCCGATGGGCTCGGCTGGGAAAACGGGCCAACGGCTGACGAGGTTGAGGCAGCTCAGGGCTATGCAGAGGCGGCGAAGGCATCCGCCGCCCGCATCGATCTCGGGGCACTTGATGCAGCTGTACAAGCCACGACGGATGACGCCTTGGCGACCGCGGCGGATCGTGAGCAGACTGGGTTGGATCGTCAGGCCGCTGAGAGCGCGGCAAGTACCGCCGCGGCAGATGCGAATGCTCAGATTGCGCCGAATGTGGCTGCGGCTGAAGCCGCCGAAGCAGCAGCAGTCGCAGCGCAGGGCTCCGCCGAAAGCGCCCGCGACGCTGCGACAGTGAACGCTGAGGTCTACACGGACATCGCAAGCGGCTTGGCAGCAACAGCTGACGCCGAGCAATTTCAAGTCGTAACCGGAGACGTCATTGTTCGCTATCGTAACGATGGTGGGGCAACTGCAACTGAGGTGGCGCGGTATCCTTCTGCAACATATGCACAAGATACTCGTTTCGATCTTGATGAGGCGCGCGAGCCTCTTGCCCGATACACTGGCAGCGATGATCTGGTCCCTCTTTTTACCGACGCATCGGGGCGTGTCCTGCTTGGGGTCAACAAGCAAACCGGAAGATTGACAACTGACGGGGACGTTGAGCGTGTGCTTGGCGGCCTATCGCAGGCAAAATACATCGGCTCCGGCCCTGTGTGGCCATTGGTAGCTGATGCCTCGGGCCGTGTTTTGCTCGGCGTGAACGAGATGACGGGTGAGGTTGTCGGCGCTTTGTCTGGCGGCATTGATGCCACGTCCTTCTCTGTTGAAGAATTGAGCGCGCCTGTCGATGCGGCAGAATATAACCACTTGCTGTTCTATGGCCAATCGCTGTCTGTCGGAGCCGCCTCTGGCTCTGTTATCAGCGTCTCTCAGCCATACAGCAATGTTACTTTCAACGGGGGGCCGCGCGCTTGGGACGGGGCTGCGTTCGATTTCAGCGCATTTAAGCCACTCGTTGAAGATGCTGTTTCCCCGGCGCCCGATGGTGGTACGAATAGGCAGGAAACGCCGTGCAGCGGGGCCGCAAATTTTGCCTCGACCGTTTTGGCCGCGGATGGGATCGCGCCAACCGATCACGTCATTCTGGCCTCAACCGCAGGTCATGGCAGCTACCGTATCGACCAGCTGGACAAGGCATCGGCCTGGTATCCAAATTTGATCGCGCATGTCACCGGGGCGCAAGCGCTTAACTCAGATCACGCAGTTCACGCGCTGTGCTGGATGCAAGGTGAAAATGACATTAGCGTATCCACACTGTACCAGACATATTACGACGCGCTGGAACGGTTGCAGGCCGATGTTGAAACCGATGTGCAATCCGAAACGGGTCAAACCAGCCCGGTTTACTGCCTGACATATCAAGTTAGCTTCGGTGCTGCCGTACATTCTGATATTGCACTCGCCCATCTCAATTTGGCGCAAAAATCGAACCGCTTTTTTCTGTCAACACCGATGTACCATTTCCCCTACACTGCCGGGGTGCATCTGACTGCCGAAGGTTACAAGTGGGCTGGTGCCTACTTCGGTCGAGCCTATGCGGAAATTGTTCAAGGACGAAAACCACGCTGGCTCAATCCTGTTTCTGCCACACGTCGCGGGGCGGAAATTCGGGTCCGATTTCAGGTGCCAACCCTGCCGCTTGTACTGGACACGACGACACTGGCTGTCACCACCGATTACGGCTTCCAGGTCACGGATGATGGCAGCCCAGCGGCCATTTCAAATATTGCGGTGCAGGGTAGTGATGTCGTTATCACGCTAGCCGCCGCTCCCTCTGGCACTGTGACGGTGAGGTATGCGCTCGACCACCTAGGCGCAGGCTTGACCATCACAAACGGAGCGTCAGGGAACCTCCGCGACAGCACGCCCGACGCGATCACCATCTCGGGTACACCTCGCCCTCTTTATCACGTTTCCCCGGCATTCGAACTCGCCGCAATCACCTTGGGAGAATAA
- a CDS encoding LamG-like jellyroll fold domain-containing protein: MTQPIFTILPFAVSNDALPRIPASDISLMGPVELEAYETWAFGNSAASLTGAKSGRMLTPQGSVSYFNDYLRVPLSSANGLVSDVPEIASQTDTMAMVMRFSTLTGSTSALLGTINGGTGGGLLLSASAFSHNQRGLTGVTQATGISAVEGEWRFVAISRDFSAATKTVRILIGGESLFTDDGGTGSYVPAPSGRFLSFGNAYLTSGSTAVMDIAESAIWRKALSGDELTTAYQRAKIRMAARGITIV, translated from the coding sequence ATGACACAGCCTATCTTCACCATCCTCCCCTTCGCAGTTTCAAACGATGCGTTGCCACGCATTCCGGCTAGTGACATCTCGCTTATGGGGCCAGTCGAGTTGGAGGCCTACGAAACTTGGGCATTCGGCAATTCGGCCGCAAGTTTGACCGGCGCAAAGTCGGGCCGGATGCTTACACCTCAAGGCTCGGTCAGCTATTTTAACGATTACCTGCGCGTTCCTCTGTCTTCGGCAAACGGTCTTGTTTCGGACGTCCCGGAAATTGCCTCGCAAACCGACACAATGGCGATGGTGATGCGTTTTTCTACGCTCACAGGGTCTACTTCTGCATTGCTTGGGACGATCAATGGAGGAACCGGCGGCGGCTTACTTCTGAGTGCTTCGGCCTTTAGCCATAACCAGCGCGGGTTGACGGGCGTGACTCAAGCTACGGGCATCAGCGCGGTGGAAGGAGAATGGCGATTTGTGGCCATTTCGCGCGACTTTTCTGCCGCAACAAAAACGGTTCGGATTTTGATTGGTGGTGAGAGCCTGTTTACGGATGATGGCGGGACAGGTTCTTACGTGCCCGCGCCGTCTGGTCGGTTTCTGTCTTTCGGCAACGCATACCTGACCAGCGGATCAACAGCAGTCATGGATATTGCAGAGAGCGCGATCTGGCGCAAGGCGCTGAGTGGCGACGAACTCACAACAGCCTATCAGCGCGCCAAAATCAGAATGGCGGCGCGCGGCATCACTATAGTTTGA
- a CDS encoding N-acetylmuramidase family protein: MMQFTGKALRLADIDLPRIGALIGVGEDEIHAVLDVETSGSGFDHHGRPKMLFEPHVFWKELGPGAKRDRAVREGLAYRQWGEQGYPGDSYPRLVRAMKIDAEAALRSASWGLGQIMGFNHEAAGYNTAREMVEAFTESEANQLDGMVDFIKATHLDDELRNHEWAAFARGYNGPGYARHGYHKRLAAAYGRWAVIRDTPFEIAS; this comes from the coding sequence ATGATGCAGTTCACCGGAAAAGCCCTGCGTCTCGCCGACATCGATCTGCCGCGCATTGGCGCGTTGATCGGCGTTGGTGAAGACGAGATCCACGCCGTCCTAGATGTCGAGACCAGCGGCAGCGGGTTCGATCATCACGGCCGCCCCAAGATGCTCTTCGAGCCGCATGTCTTCTGGAAGGAGCTCGGCCCCGGCGCCAAGCGCGATCGGGCCGTGCGGGAGGGGCTCGCCTATCGCCAATGGGGCGAGCAAGGTTATCCCGGCGACAGCTATCCGCGCCTGGTGCGGGCAATGAAGATCGACGCCGAGGCCGCGCTCCGTTCCGCATCTTGGGGCCTCGGTCAGATCATGGGCTTCAATCACGAAGCGGCTGGGTACAACACCGCGCGCGAGATGGTCGAAGCCTTTACCGAAAGCGAGGCGAACCAGCTCGACGGCATGGTGGATTTCATCAAGGCCACGCATCTGGACGACGAGTTGCGTAACCATGAGTGGGCCGCGTTCGCGCGCGGCTACAATGGCCCCGGATACGCCCGGCATGGCTATCACAAGCGCCTCGCTGCCGCCTATGGGCGGTGGGCTGTAATCCGCGACACTCCGTTCGAGATCGCCTCATGA
- the fliP gene encoding flagellar type III secretion system pore protein FliP (The bacterial flagellar biogenesis protein FliP forms a type III secretion system (T3SS)-type pore required for flagellar assembly.) translates to MPRRLPFAVPDVRLARSPAPRFVLLAALTLILAALPAQAQDITLSVGEGDSLAGRSLLIIAAITLLSLAPGLAIMVTAFPFIVTVLSILRQALGLQQSPPNMLIISLALFLTWFIMEPVFLESWRVAGQPLVDGAVDWQEAFTKGIEPFRIFMAGRTNPDIFAALADLRNGTAATGTPTSLDAAPLSTLVPAFMLSEVTRAFQIGFLVYLPFLIIDLVVSAVLMSMGMMMVPPAVVALPFKLAFFVVADGWVLLSGALVRSYF, encoded by the coding sequence ATGCCTCGCCGCCTACCCTTTGCCGTTCCCGACGTCCGCCTCGCGCGCTCTCCAGCGCCAAGGTTTGTCCTGCTGGCAGCCTTAACCTTAATCCTCGCGGCCCTGCCGGCGCAGGCTCAGGACATCACGCTTTCTGTCGGGGAGGGCGACAGCCTCGCCGGGCGCTCGCTGCTGATCATCGCGGCAATCACACTTCTCAGCCTCGCGCCGGGGCTCGCGATCATGGTGACTGCGTTCCCGTTCATCGTCACGGTGCTGTCGATTCTGCGCCAAGCCCTCGGACTTCAGCAGTCGCCGCCAAACATGTTGATCATCAGCCTCGCGCTATTCCTGACATGGTTCATCATGGAGCCTGTCTTCCTTGAGAGTTGGCGCGTCGCTGGCCAGCCCCTGGTCGACGGCGCGGTCGACTGGCAGGAGGCGTTTACGAAGGGGATAGAGCCTTTCCGCATCTTCATGGCAGGGCGCACGAATCCCGACATCTTCGCGGCCTTGGCCGATCTGCGCAACGGCACCGCCGCGACGGGAACCCCGACAAGCCTCGATGCCGCGCCGCTCTCGACCCTCGTGCCCGCCTTCATGCTGTCCGAGGTCACGCGCGCCTTCCAGATCGGCTTCCTCGTCTACCTGCCGTTTCTGATCATCGACCTCGTCGTCTCGGCGGTGCTGATGTCGATGGGGATGATGATGGTGCCGCCTGCGGTCGTGGCGCTTCCGTTCAAGCTCGCCTTTTTCGTGGTGGCCGACGGCTGGGTGCTGCTCTCGGGGGCCTTGGTGCGCAGTTATTTCTGA
- a CDS encoding FliM/FliN family flagellar motor switch protein, producing MNETAPNASTANPFTQVPIEITISVGKARPLVRDLLRLKRDAVLSLDRKVDDPVELYVGDKLIARGELTEIDGSDGQLAVRLTEVADLQNGL from the coding sequence ATGAATGAGACCGCGCCGAATGCCTCGACCGCCAATCCCTTCACGCAGGTGCCGATCGAGATCACCATCTCGGTCGGCAAGGCCCGCCCGCTGGTGCGCGATTTGCTGCGCCTGAAGCGCGATGCGGTGCTGTCCCTCGACCGGAAAGTGGACGACCCGGTTGAACTCTACGTGGGAGACAAGCTGATCGCGCGCGGCGAGCTGACCGAGATTGACGGCAGCGACGGGCAGCTTGCGGTACGGCTCACCGAGGTGGCCGATCTGCAAAACGGCCTGTGA
- the fliF gene encoding flagellar basal-body MS-ring/collar protein FliF: protein MQQLIDTWAGLDMRRKLAAVFGVIAMVATVLAIGSIASKPTLALLYAGLGSAEAGEVISALEQRGVAYEVRGDSIFVAAPKRDELRMTLASQGLPATGGAGYELLDSLSGFGTTSQMFDAAYWRAKEGELARTIAAVPSIRSARVHIAHPTNAPFRGTLEPTASVTITPALAGLSAAQAKAVRYLVASAVTGMTPQDVSVIDSARGLIPFSDNPALPGGGETRALGLKRNVERLLEARVGPGNAVVEVALDTVTEREAITERRFDPQGRVAIATDTSETSKTSDSTTPPATTVASNLPDNGTGATGKSQSRTSETRARTNFEVSETRRELLRKPGALKRLSVAVLVDGVRGTNPDGTPSWTPRSDAELADLRELVASAVGFDEARGDVITLRSMQFEALPEAGTLAGAGFIDSMALDLTQIIQIAVLAIVALVLGLFVARPILLQKTREGAAELPAPNATSEENSRSSTTLTGEIDDGEMPDMNMQLVSDFDLGDLPMARQTDFDLDRPADPVDRLKKMIEERQAETVEILRSWMEEPSEKA, encoded by the coding sequence TTGCAGCAACTCATCGACACTTGGGCTGGCCTGGATATGCGCCGGAAACTCGCCGCGGTTTTCGGCGTGATTGCGATGGTCGCCACGGTCTTAGCAATCGGATCGATCGCGTCGAAGCCGACGCTGGCCTTGCTTTACGCGGGCCTCGGCAGCGCGGAGGCGGGCGAGGTGATCTCCGCGCTCGAACAGCGCGGGGTGGCCTACGAGGTGCGTGGCGATTCGATCTTTGTCGCCGCGCCGAAGCGGGACGAATTGCGCATGACTCTCGCCTCGCAAGGTCTGCCCGCGACCGGTGGCGCAGGCTATGAGCTGCTCGATTCGCTCTCGGGCTTCGGCACGACCTCGCAGATGTTTGACGCCGCCTATTGGCGCGCGAAAGAAGGGGAATTGGCGCGAACCATCGCTGCGGTGCCGTCTATTCGGTCGGCGCGCGTGCATATCGCGCATCCGACGAATGCGCCTTTTCGCGGAACGCTTGAGCCGACGGCCTCTGTGACGATCACGCCGGCTCTTGCGGGGCTGAGCGCTGCGCAGGCGAAGGCCGTTCGCTATCTCGTGGCCTCGGCGGTAACCGGCATGACGCCCCAAGATGTCTCGGTAATCGACTCGGCGCGTGGGCTCATTCCCTTCAGCGACAATCCCGCGCTGCCCGGCGGCGGGGAGACTCGCGCTCTGGGGCTGAAGCGGAACGTCGAACGGCTGCTGGAGGCGCGCGTCGGTCCCGGGAATGCCGTGGTCGAGGTGGCGCTCGACACCGTGACAGAGCGCGAGGCGATCACCGAGCGTCGCTTCGACCCGCAGGGCCGGGTGGCGATCGCGACCGACACGTCCGAAACCTCGAAAACCTCCGATTCGACGACACCCCCGGCGACGACCGTGGCCTCCAACCTGCCCGACAACGGGACTGGCGCGACCGGCAAGTCGCAAAGCCGTACGAGCGAGACGCGCGCGCGCACCAACTTCGAAGTCTCTGAGACGCGTCGTGAATTGCTTCGCAAGCCCGGCGCTCTCAAGCGGCTTAGCGTCGCGGTGCTGGTCGACGGGGTGCGCGGCACCAATCCCGACGGGACACCTAGCTGGACGCCGCGCAGCGATGCCGAACTGGCCGATCTGCGCGAGCTCGTGGCCTCCGCGGTGGGATTCGACGAGGCGCGGGGCGACGTGATCACGCTGCGCTCCATGCAGTTCGAGGCGCTGCCGGAAGCGGGAACCCTCGCTGGCGCCGGATTCATCGACAGCATGGCCCTTGATCTGACGCAGATCATCCAGATCGCAGTGCTCGCAATCGTTGCGCTTGTGCTCGGCCTCTTTGTCGCGCGTCCGATCCTGCTGCAGAAAACCCGAGAAGGAGCCGCGGAACTGCCGGCGCCAAATGCCACGTCAGAGGAGAACTCCCGGTCTTCAACGACGCTCACCGGTGAAATCGACGATGGGGAGATGCCCGATATGAACATGCAGCTGGTGTCCGACTTCGACCTCGGGGATCTACCGATGGCGCGACAGACGGATTTCGATCTCGACCGCCCTGCCGATCCGGTTGACCGCCTCAAGAAGATGATCGAGGAGCGTCAGGCCGAAACCGTCGAAATCCTGCGTAGCTGGATGGAAGAACCGTCGGAGAAAGCGTGA
- a CDS encoding flagellar basal body-associated FliL family protein, giving the protein MTEATAEADEPPKKKTKLMLLIGLVLMLMLGSGGFYAVYSGLVLAPPEATHAAAAPEAHTPEALPDIAYVALDPLAITLSGASARHLRFAAQLEVPSAYEHDVELLKPRVMDVLNGYLRAVDVSLLEDPSAMMRLRAQMLRRIQLVTGDGRVRDLLVIEFVLN; this is encoded by the coding sequence ATGACGGAAGCCACTGCCGAGGCGGACGAGCCGCCGAAGAAGAAGACCAAGCTGATGCTCCTGATCGGCCTCGTCCTCATGCTTATGCTGGGGAGCGGTGGGTTCTACGCGGTCTATTCGGGGCTGGTTCTCGCGCCTCCAGAGGCCACGCATGCCGCCGCTGCGCCGGAGGCGCATACACCGGAGGCACTTCCCGACATCGCCTATGTCGCACTCGACCCGCTCGCAATTACGCTGAGCGGCGCCTCCGCGCGCCATCTGCGCTTCGCGGCGCAACTCGAAGTGCCGAGCGCCTATGAACATGACGTAGAGCTGTTGAAGCCGCGCGTGATGGACGTGCTGAATGGGTATTTGCGCGCCGTCGACGTCAGCCTTCTGGAAGACCCGAGCGCGATGATGCGCCTGCGCGCGCAGATGTTGCGACGGATTCAACTGGTCACCGGAGACGGGCGCGTGCGCGACCTTCTCGTCATCGAATTCGTGCTGAACTGA
- a CDS encoding MotE family protein: protein MNRAAERKPGRRRPRPGRGALWIIAALFVLSGGMQLAQSGAWARDTAEPVHETKATKPQDGCIDDAGFTAMLADLKAREAKLVEQEGLLTDRRNALALAETRLEKRLNDLVAAEEALSKTVAVAEEGADKDVGKLVALYENMKPKQAASLFAEMDPNFAAGFLARMRPAAAAAVMESLEPKTAYAISVLMAGRNAGAPRN, encoded by the coding sequence ATGAACCGCGCAGCCGAACGCAAACCCGGTAGACGCAGGCCCCGCCCGGGCCGCGGTGCCCTCTGGATCATCGCTGCGCTTTTTGTCCTCTCCGGCGGCATGCAGCTTGCACAGAGCGGAGCTTGGGCGCGCGATACCGCGGAACCAGTGCACGAGACAAAGGCGACAAAACCGCAGGACGGTTGTATCGACGACGCCGGGTTCACGGCGATGCTCGCCGATCTCAAGGCGCGGGAAGCGAAACTGGTCGAACAGGAAGGACTGCTTACTGACCGCCGCAATGCGCTCGCCCTTGCCGAAACCCGCTTGGAAAAGCGACTGAACGATCTCGTCGCTGCGGAAGAGGCGCTGTCTAAGACCGTCGCCGTGGCGGAAGAGGGTGCCGACAAGGATGTCGGAAAGCTCGTTGCGCTGTACGAGAACATGAAGCCGAAACAGGCCGCATCGCTTTTCGCCGAAATGGACCCGAATTTCGCCGCCGGTTTCCTCGCGCGCATGCGCCCCGCCGCCGCTGCTGCGGTCATGGAAAGTCTCGAACCCAAAACGGCCTACGCGATCAGCGTGCTGATGGCAGGCCGTAACGCGGGCGCACCGCGCAACTGA
- the motA gene encoding flagellar motor stator protein MotA — protein MIGVIGIVIIFVMVFGGYVAAGGKMGIILKSLPFEMIMIGGAAVGAFVLSNDLASIKHTLKDVGKVFKGPKWKPDDYRDLLCLLFELIRLARQNPVAIEEHIEDPEKSSIFGKYPKILHDHEAVDIICDTMRSASMNYDDPMQVEEVLDKQLEANYHHAMHSSHAMQSVADAMPALGIVAAVLGVIKTMGSIDQPPEILGKMIGGALVGTFLGVFIAYGFIAPFASRMKGVTDEDSHFYKLIREVLIANLHNHATNICIEVGRQNTPHHIRPSFSDLEEALKSVKSEAA, from the coding sequence ATGATCGGCGTCATCGGGATCGTGATCATCTTCGTGATGGTGTTCGGCGGCTATGTCGCGGCGGGCGGCAAGATGGGGATTATCCTCAAATCCCTGCCTTTCGAGATGATCATGATCGGCGGCGCAGCTGTGGGCGCCTTTGTACTCTCGAACGACCTGGCCTCGATCAAGCATACGCTGAAGGATGTCGGGAAGGTCTTCAAAGGCCCCAAATGGAAACCCGACGACTATCGCGATCTTCTGTGCCTTCTGTTCGAATTGATCCGGCTCGCCCGACAGAACCCCGTCGCAATCGAAGAACATATCGAAGATCCGGAAAAATCCTCGATCTTCGGAAAATATCCGAAAATCCTCCACGATCACGAGGCGGTCGACATCATATGTGACACGATGCGATCGGCTTCGATGAACTACGACGATCCCATGCAGGTGGAAGAGGTGCTCGACAAGCAACTCGAGGCAAATTACCACCATGCCATGCATTCGAGCCACGCTATGCAGTCGGTGGCCGACGCGATGCCCGCCCTCGGGATCGTCGCGGCAGTGCTCGGCGTGATCAAGACGATGGGCTCGATCGATCAGCCTCCGGAAATTCTCGGCAAGATGATCGGCGGCGCGCTTGTCGGCACCTTTCTCGGCGTGTTCATCGCCTACGGATTCATCGCCCCTTTCGCGAGCCGGATGAAAGGGGTGACCGACGAAGACAGCCACTTCTACAAGCTTATCCGCGAGGTGTTGATCGCCAACCTGCACAACCACGCGACCAATATCTGCATCGAGGTCGGTCGCCAGAACACGCCCCACCATATTCGCCCCAGCTTCTCCGACCTTGAGGAGGCCTTGAAGTCGGTGAAGTCGGAGGCGGCATGA